The proteins below are encoded in one region of Toxoplasma gondii ME49 chromosome IV, whole genome shotgun sequence:
- a CDS encoding P-type ATPase of unknown pump specificity (type V) protein (encoded by transcript TGME49_318460~Predicted trans-membrane domain (TMHMM2.0):37-55:150-173:562-582:602-625:1257-1280:1328-1351:1370-1393:1405-1428:1447-1466), protein MGGSPVDGKTGDSSGSPSSDMRTRRFVLYRKKPWPLRYDVWPFAILVAACAFLVFSDLASRPDVFPDSSEAPVSLPDPTGAPTGDLGASDRREDRHAVLKGNLESQLDGQVSENAETLPPVGSDAPEVFGETSTSSTTEAPKRIEELFPTLAWLFSSVYFLYCLLFVFLGGLLHLSTHWFVSLDCLVSYTAVSSVGDTTSVLVIPPSGRPLESRTLCPLIRRPEQIFFFYRKKKFMFVSETGTFEPLRFPKSRPLSEYLQWRGLEAAAAPSSSVQTRPAPSLSSSISSMSSASNSDPQLPFAGKALSPSWDPATDVSVPTVQAKYGSNDYDMPIPTFQELLKEHAVSPFFVFQMCCVFLWLIDEYWQYSLLTLVMLVLLECQMVKKRLRDFQQLRAMRIPPRTVHVFRSGSWIPLRSDCLLPGDVFAITGSTNPDEAVCPVDALLLQGSAVVNEATLTGESVPQTKVALEKDEVDGEQTESDREGKEGDLCLDMELRNKQNIVFAGTAVILHRNDQSSFARTRVPEKACVGYVLRTAFSTTQGKLVRTILFCHGRVTVASREAWLFLGLLLVLALCASAYVLCEGIQNAERSRFKLFLSCSHIVMAVVPAEFPITLSLAVTMALLFLFTQQIFCTEPFRVPLAGQVDVCAFDKTGTLTSDSMRVKGVYGVRTSEGKAASSRPGERAGDEEETLVTQILPFETVAVMGACQALAVVDGQLLGDPLEKASFNAVGWTLTSPDSVVSAPRPWPLPTSSTLQQDRVTVLRRFPFSSALQRMTVVARVEGARMPWYGAFASPEKVEEFRGTLKASSSSGGYADFVASKGSPEKIKQFLKEVPAFYDELYTGFCLKGYRVLALAYKELEPGASHSQRSDLEKNLFFAGFLVVTCPIKKGTKADIDVVCRAGHRAIMITGDSPLTACQVAVDVGIFRENSPHEGESTENEAERDEQETHSISRPILILKCDRQKRSAAPAEERTSKPDAFGNHLRQRHTQSSVPRTESPAAPGSRGPALEDFFWERRDRQQTFPLLAFLLAADSSEQRKNPAPDESLAPPRWTGLAQLSADFHLCLTGPVISALLEVFGAESVSEQVAVLGPLLPFVGVFARMSPQQKELILVALKAAGFTTLMCGDGTNDVGALKAAHVGVSLLCQAAHADAPRGGCSRQAWSGKTVKDSSLKMEKDPRRRGHGSASGAPRGETLSAAHRKELERRMEEMWEHLDDGPPLVRLGDASIASPFTFKGDLIRCVPLILRSGRATLVTVIMMYKLMALNSTITAFALSVLTLDGVKLGDLQTTLENLLCTLLTLMISKTRPSLEMGSCRPVASIFHPLVFLSLVLQAGLHVYTLYAAWDLAKAFRAPDYKPNLDGHFEPNLVNSVVFLLIASMHASTFLSNYEGAPFMVPLTENKPLVLTLGFLVSTLLTLVFELVPSLNETLSLVPFPTREFKVKIIGLVFLDLVGAWLVAWSLRKVTWWWAQRAARRARRL, encoded by the exons ATGGGCGGGTCACCTGTCGACGGAAAGACAGGAGACTCGTCaggttcgccttcttcggacATGCGGACCCGGCGTTTCGTTCTGTATCGAAAAAAGCCATGGCCACTTCGCTACGATGTCTGGCCCTTCGCGATTCTCGTTGCCGCGTGtgcttttcttgtcttctctgacCTTGCCTCCCGTCCGGATGTTTTCCCCGACTCTTCAGAAGCCCCGGTGTCGCTTCCGGATCCCACCGGGGCACCTACAGGCGACCTAGGTGCCTccgacaggagagaggatcGCCACGCGGTACTCAAGGGGAATCTGGAGTCTCAGCTTGATGGTCAGGTTTCAGAAAACGCTGAAACCCTGCCTCCAGTCGGCTCCGATGCGCCCGAAGTGTTCGGTGAAACGTCAACATCCTCGACCACGGAGGCGCCGAAGCGTATCGAAGAGCTCTTCCCGACGCTGGCGTGGTTGTTCTCCTCCGTGTATTTCCTCTACTGTTtgttgtttgtttttctcggcgGGCTCTTGCACCTCAGCACTCACTGGTTCGTCTCCCTGGACTGCTTGGTGAGTTACACGGCTGTGTCATCCGTCGGCGACACGACGAGCGTCCTCGTCATTCCCCCCAGTGGTAGGCCCCTCGAGTCGCGGACGCTCTGTCCGTTGATTCGTCGTCCGGAGCAGATTTTCTTTTTTTACCGCAAGAAGAAGTTCATGTTTGTCTCGGAAACCGGCACCTTCGAGCCCCTCCGGTTCCCCAAGAGCCGCCCGCTGTCCGAGTACCTCCAGTGGAGGGGCCTTGAAGCTGCAGCCGCGCCCAGCTCCTCGGTCCAGACGCGTCCAGCCCCCTCCCTGAGTTCGTCGATTTCTTCGATGTCCTCCGCTTCAAATTCAGACCCGCAGCTACCTTTTGCCGGCAAAgcactgtctccgtcttgGGATCCTGCAACAGATGTCTCTGTGCCCACAGTGCAGGCCAAGTACGGTTCGAATGACTACGACATGCCGATTCCGACCTTCCAAGAACTCCTGAAGGAGCATGCGGTGTcgcccttcttcgtctttcagATGtgctgcgtctttctctggctGATCGACGAGTACTGGCAGTACAGTCTCCTCACGCTCGTCATGCTCGTTCTCCTCGAGTGCCAGATGGTCAAGAAACGATTGAGAGACTTCCAGCAACTTCGCGCAATGCGCATCCCGCCGCGCACCGTCCATGTCTTCCGGTCCGGCTCCTGGATTCCCCTTCGCTccgactgtctcctccctggAGACGTTTTCGCCATCACCGGATCCACCAACCCAGACGAGGCTGTATGCCCAGTCGACGCCCTGCTCCTCCAGGGATCCGCCGTTGTCAACGAAGCCACACTCACTG GTGAGTCGGTTCCACAGACCAAGGTGGCTCTCGAAAAGGACGAAGTGGACGGAGAGCaaacagagagcgacagagagggaaaggaagGCGATCTCTGTCTCGACATGGAACTGCGCAACAAACAAAACATCGTCTTCGCAGGCACTGCCGTCATCCTCCATCGCAACGACCAATCCAGTTTCGCCAGAACTCGAGTCCCTGAGAAAGCCTGTGTTGGATACGTTTTACGGACTGCCTTCAGCACCACTCAG GGCAAACTCGTAAGGACCATTCTATTCTGCCATGGTCGAGTGACAGTGGCAAGTCGCGAGGCATGGCTCTTTCTCGGTCTgctcctcgttctcgcgcTCTGCGCGTCCGCCTACGTCCTCTGCGAGGGGATCCAAAACGCTGAGAGATCTCGCTTCaagctctttctctcctgctctcaCATCGTTATGGCGGTCGTGCCCGCCGAATTCCCCATCACCCTCTCGCTCGCAGTCACCATGGcgctcctctttctgttcaCGCAACAAATCTTCTGCACAGAGCCGTTTCGAGTCCCCCTCGCCGGCCAAGTCGATGTATGTGCCTTCGACAAAACCGGAACGCTGACCTCTGACTCCATGCGCGTCAAGGGCGTCTacggtgtacgtacatccGAGGGAAAGGCCGCATCCTCTCGGCCTGGCGAGCGCGcgggcgacgaagaagaaactctcGTCACGCAG atTTTGCCGTTTGAGACCGTGGCAGTGATGGGTGCTTGCCAAGCGTTGGCTGTCGTCGATGGACAGCTCTTAGGAGACCCTCTTGAAAAGGCGTCCTTCAATGCAGTTGGGTGGACTCTCACTTCCCCAGATTCCGTCGTCTCTGCGCCCC GTCCCTGGCCTTTGCCCACGAGTTCGACCCTCCAGCAAGACCGCGTCAccgttcttcgtcgcttccctttttcttctgctctccaaAGAATGACCGTCGTGGCTCGCGTAGAGGGTGCGCGCATGCCGTGGTAcggcgccttcgcttctccggaGAAAGTCGAGGAGTTTCGGGGAACTCTGAAAGCCAGTTCTTCCTCAGGAGGATACGCGGACTTTGTTGCCTCCAAGGGCTCGCCTGAAAAGATCAAACAGTTTCTCAAAGAAGTACCTGCTTTCTACGATGAGTTGTACACTGGATTTTGCCTCAAG GGCTACCGGGTGCTGGCGCTCGCGTACAAGGAACTGGAGCCGGGAGCATCGCATTCACAGCGTTCGGATCTGGAGAAGAACCTTTTTTTCGCAGGCTTTCTCGTGGTGACGTGTCCAATCaagaaaggaacgaaagCAGACATCGACGTTGTCTGTCGGGCGGGACACCGAGCCATCATGATCACCGGCGACAGCCCCTTGACCGCATGCCAGGTCGCTGTAGATGTGGGGATCTTTCGCGAGAATTCCCCGCATGAAGGCGAGAGCACGGAGAACGAGGCGGAGCGCGACGAGCAAGAGACGCACTCGATTTCGCGTCCTATCCTCATTCTGAAGtgcgacagacagaaacgctCGGCAGCACCTGCCGAGGAGAGGACGTCAAAGCCCGACGCTTTCGGAAACCACCTCCGACAGCGACACACGCAGTCCAGCGTCCCCCGCACCGAGTCTCCGGCTGCTCCAGGCTCGAGAGGGCCTGCCTTGGAAGACTTTTTCTgggaaaggcgagacagacagcagaCCTTTCCGTTGCTCGCCTTTCTTTTGGCAGCGGATTCGTCGGAACAACGCAAGAATCCGGCGCCAGACGAGTCTCTCGCTCCGCCTCGGTGGACAGGCCTTGCGCAGCTCTCGGCGGACTTCCACCTGTGTCTGACGGGACCGGTGATCTCGGCGTTGCTCGAGGTGTTTGGCGCCGAGTCGGTGAGTGAACAAGTTGCCGTTCTGGGTCCCCTGCTTCCTTTTGTGGGCGTCTTCGCGCGCATGTCGCCGCAGCAAAAAGAGCTGATTCTCGTCGCGCTGAAGGCTGCCGGCTTCACCACGCTGATGTGCGGCGACGGAACGAACGATGTGGGGGCGTTGAAGGCCGCCCATGTCGgcgtgtctctgctctgccAGGCGGCTCACGCAGACGCTCCTCGCGGGGGCTGCAGTCGCCAGGCGTGGAGCGGCAAGACAGTGAAAGATTCGTCGTtgaagatggagaaggacCCGCGGCGAAGGGGACATGGCAGTGCTTCAGGCGCCCCGAGAGGCGAGACTCTCTCAGCTGCTCACAGAAAGGAACTGGAACGCCGCATGGAGGAAATGTGGGAACATCTGGACGATGGGCCGCCTCTGGTGCGGTTGGGGGACGCCTCAATCGCGTCTCCCTTTACCTTCAAGGGGGATTTGATTCGCTGCGTCCCCCTCATTCTCCGGTCCGGGCGCGCGACGCTGGTCACCGTCATCATGATGTACAAGTTGATGGCGCTGAACTCGACCATCACGGCCTTCGCACTCTCCGTCCTCACCCTCGACGGTGTGAAGCTGGGGGACTTGCAGACGACTCTTGAGAACTTGTTGTGCACGCTGCTGACACTGATGATCTCCAAAACGCGACCCTCTCTCGAAATGGGCTCCTGTCGCCCCGTCGCGTCGATTTTCCACCcgcttgtcttcctctcgctcgtcCTCCAGGCCGGGCTCCACGTCTACACCCTGTACGCGGCCTGGGACCTCGCCAAAGCGTTCCGCGCCCCCGACTATAAGCCGAATCTGGACGGACACTTCGAGCCGAACCTAGTGAACTCCGTGGTGTTTCTCCTCATCGcctcgatgcatgcgtccaCGTTCCTCAGCAACTACGAAGGCGCGCCCTTCATGGTGCCGCTGACGGAGAACAAGCCTCTAGTCCTCACTCTGGGGTTCCTCGTATCCACGCTGTTGACGCTGGTGTTCGAACTCGTCCCCAGTCTGAATGAAACGCTGTCGCTCGTCCCCTTCCCCACCCGAGAATTCAAAGTGAAAATCATTGGTCTCGTGTTCCTCGACTTGGTCGGAGCGTGGTTAGTCGCCTGGAGTCTGCGGAAAGTCACCTGGTGGTGGGCGCAACGCGCAGCCCGCAGAGCTCGCCGTCTCTGA
- a CDS encoding zinc finger, C3HC4 type (RING finger) domain-containing protein (encoded by transcript TGME49_318450) gives MAKITGSRFPVDQCALNTNYGPRAVEHLICPVCQDLLDNPLATPCDHHFCRSCCENLMKSGIQTCPLCNKQTYGSSGKKDDDGRAVDTWLFSDPNKSFIRILEGTPMVCSNDGCEEVIPLGEFPQHLASHCTQRIVPCVYDGCQTYIKAVELEVHMKTCPHRTVHCACCNETVTGGCEVWLCSAGCIGNLRNFYKEERSKIQQESRLEKNCMANCIQLLQWQLLEAQRQVQSLKAELQARISGDCKRKRISDDIIQHNAAATKSGSPTISISPENAASPERQEERQQDFAIDWTKMETALLAPEKSLGNLN, from the exons ATGGCGAAAATCACTGGTAGCCGTTTTCCGGTCGATCAATGTGCTTTGAACACGAACTACGGACCAAGGGCGGTGGAACATCTAATATGCCCCGTGTGCCAAGATCTCCTGGACAACCCGCTGGCAACCCCCTGCGACCACCATTTTTGCAGGTCGTGCTGTGAAAATCTTATGAAGTCTGGCATTCAGACGTGCCCTCTTTGCAACAAGCAAACATACGGTTCCAGCgggaagaaagacgacgacggCAGAGCTGTGGATACATGGCTTTTCTCTGACCCCAACAAATCGTTCATTCGTATTCTGGAGGGAACTCCAATGGTGTGCAGCAATGATGGATGTGAAGAGGTTATTCCACTAGGCGAGTTTCCGCAGCACTTAGCGTCCCACTGCACCCAGAGAATAGTCCCGTGCGTCTACGACGGTTGCCAGACATACATAAAGGCCGTCGAGCTTGAGGTCCACATGAAGACGTGCCCCCACAGGACAGTACACTGTGCGTGCTGCAATGAAACTGTCACTGGTGGCTGCGAAGTGTGGCTGTGCAGTGCTGGCTGTATCGGAAACCTACGGAATTTCtacaaagaggagaggagcaaAATACAGCAG GAATCCCGTCTCGAAAAGAACTGTATGGCCAACTGCATCCAGCTGCTTCAGTGGCAGCTACTTGAGGCTCAGCGGCAGGTTCAATCGTTGAAAGCGGAGCTG CAAGCACGGATCTCTGGCGACtgcaaaagaaagagaatATCAG ATGACATCATTCAACACAACGCAGCCGCGACAAAATCTGGGTCACCAACTATAAGCATTTCTCCCGAGAATGCGGCTTCTCCCGAGCGGCAAGAAGAACGACAACAGGACTTCGCCATAGACTGGACAAAAATGGAAACAGCCCTCTTAGCACCGGAAAAATCTTTGGGAAATCTGAATTGA